The Phycisphaeraceae bacterium genome has a window encoding:
- a CDS encoding DUF1559 domain-containing protein, translating into MRTLTLSASTLLASASLATMAITDVARGAADDALVIQSGGLDRLLVDERDAALKQALRMLGDRLAHLPIEADQPDMPGHLFKLACDLLMGPMSARIGLDPNADPEMGPPFTARLTFHAPNPDVARERAKTLAETVAGGMGAELQPHPDQPDTQLLDLGGPALTFGMKRTPGGAATVIAFNDAGGPEQPIGDLGLPAGVEPAWAMKLDMGAAMPFIEMMLEQAGPEGEMIRGQLAMMGMTPEAPMRLTLAAGHGPEVTHMVMRYANFAASPVNKAMISRTPLSARHLGMIPPDATYAQISQMRIAGLVEYLDSMIRTAQEEAGADVQDPLDMLRQETGIDLRGGFINHLGETIGLYMSDTTGGGGFISGVAFIEVKDEAAVRGTLDQIAAFANEMAAEHAKGYVRLRRRMVNGHEMMTLNFPGLPVPMEVSMSVSNGFLWVGASPQAMLAGLDYARSNGRGLLAHPRFRVNEAMLAKATTITFLDTPRMLTGGYTFASMAASALSNAVQVPGDVERDPGIILPPLPVLAKNAQPMISLGWMEGDDMVSHATSDRSMLVNLCGVAGTIGPMYGGLLLPAFGAGLLMPAMEKARQSAKATQTMANLRQIGIAIHTHAAEHNDRVPASLDAIVDRGYLEAKPSSPFGPVFDEVGDYWLNSKPRRLSQVANPARTIAAYDRAMYMATFRAAVLFFDGHVEVLENYQLSELMEEEQHEGVDFQLPW; encoded by the coding sequence ATGCGCACCCTGACATTGTCGGCTTCCACGCTGCTTGCTTCCGCGTCACTGGCCACCATGGCGATCACCGACGTCGCCCGCGGCGCGGCGGATGACGCCCTCGTCATTCAGAGCGGCGGGCTGGATCGCCTGCTGGTCGATGAGCGGGACGCCGCTCTCAAGCAGGCGCTGCGCATGCTGGGCGACCGGCTGGCGCATCTACCCATCGAGGCCGATCAGCCGGACATGCCCGGCCACCTGTTCAAGCTGGCGTGCGACCTGCTGATGGGTCCGATGTCAGCCCGCATCGGGCTGGACCCCAACGCCGACCCGGAGATGGGTCCCCCCTTCACCGCGCGGCTGACCTTCCACGCCCCCAACCCGGACGTGGCCCGCGAACGCGCCAAGACGCTCGCCGAGACAGTGGCCGGCGGCATGGGCGCGGAACTCCAGCCCCACCCCGATCAGCCCGACACGCAGCTGCTGGACCTGGGTGGACCGGCCTTGACGTTCGGGATGAAGCGGACCCCTGGCGGGGCGGCGACGGTCATCGCTTTCAACGATGCCGGCGGGCCGGAGCAGCCCATCGGCGATCTCGGGCTCCCCGCCGGCGTCGAGCCCGCCTGGGCCATGAAACTCGACATGGGCGCCGCCATGCCCTTCATCGAGATGATGCTGGAGCAGGCCGGACCGGAAGGTGAGATGATCCGGGGTCAGCTGGCCATGATGGGCATGACGCCCGAGGCGCCGATGCGCCTCACCCTCGCCGCCGGACACGGGCCCGAGGTCACGCACATGGTCATGCGCTATGCCAACTTCGCGGCGTCGCCCGTGAACAAGGCCATGATCTCGCGCACGCCGTTGAGCGCCAGACACCTGGGCATGATCCCCCCCGACGCCACTTACGCCCAGATCAGCCAGATGCGCATCGCCGGGCTGGTCGAGTACCTGGACTCCATGATCCGCACCGCGCAGGAAGAGGCCGGCGCGGACGTGCAGGACCCGCTTGACATGCTGCGACAGGAAACCGGCATCGACCTTCGCGGCGGGTTCATCAACCACCTCGGGGAAACGATCGGGCTGTACATGTCCGACACCACCGGCGGGGGCGGGTTCATCTCCGGCGTGGCGTTCATCGAGGTGAAGGACGAGGCGGCGGTGCGCGGCACGCTGGACCAGATCGCCGCCTTCGCCAACGAGATGGCCGCCGAGCACGCCAAGGGGTACGTGCGGCTGCGTCGGCGCATGGTGAATGGTCATGAGATGATGACGCTGAACTTCCCCGGCCTTCCCGTCCCGATGGAAGTGTCGATGTCGGTGTCGAACGGCTTCCTGTGGGTCGGCGCCAGTCCACAGGCCATGCTGGCGGGTCTGGACTACGCGCGCTCCAACGGACGCGGCCTGCTGGCGCATCCGCGCTTCCGCGTGAATGAGGCGATGCTGGCGAAGGCGACAACCATCACGTTCCTCGACACGCCGCGCATGCTGACGGGCGGATACACCTTCGCGTCCATGGCGGCGTCCGCCCTGTCCAATGCGGTACAGGTGCCGGGCGACGTGGAGCGGGATCCGGGCATCATCCTGCCCCCGCTTCCAGTGCTGGCGAAGAACGCGCAGCCGATGATCTCATTGGGGTGGATGGAAGGCGACGACATGGTCAGTCACGCTACGTCTGATCGGTCGATGTTGGTCAACCTGTGCGGGGTGGCCGGCACGATCGGGCCGATGTACGGCGGCCTGCTCCTGCCCGCGTTCGGCGCCGGTCTGCTGATGCCGGCGATGGAGAAGGCGCGCCAATCCGCCAAGGCCACGCAGACGATGGCCAACCTGCGACAGATCGGCATCGCGATTCACACCCACGCCGCCGAGCACAACGACCGCGTGCCGGCCTCGCTCGACGCCATCGTCGATCGCGGCTACCTGGAAGCGAAGCCGTCCTCGCCCTTCGGCCCCGTGTTCGACGAGGTCGGCGACTACTGGTTGAACAGCAAACCCCGTCGGCTGAGTCAGGTCGCGAACCCCGCTCGCACCATTGCGGCATATGACCGGGCCATGTACATGGCCACCTTCCGAGCAGCGGTGCTGTTCTTCGACGGTCACGTGGAGGTGCTGGAAAACTACCAACTCTCCGAACTGATGGAGGAGGAGCAGCACGAAGGGGTGGATTTCCAGCTCCCCTGGTAG
- the waaC gene encoding lipopolysaccharide heptosyltransferase I, with translation MSPPSQRILIVRPSALGDVCRTVPALASLRAAYPQAVIDWVVRDAFVDAVRGHPAVNEIIPFPRKRFARWWKSPNVALEARRWFSAVRARRYDLVFDLQGLTRSGLITGATRAPRRVGWRSAREGAWLFYNRRHEGPTKRHIVDQMLELLEREQVKPILHDLRLYVPRDVEATWPDDRAVLGLDEKPYVVLAPTSRWVTKRWPADRWAALVPALRQRGFERFAIIGAPDEREQAAPFFDAVAALSEAAGEGVIDLVGRTSLAQTLAVIRDSSLVIAHDSAPLHMAVGFDRPSVGLFGPTDPEFVGPYGWEHGVVNALSPAERQSINFRDKGLGDGVMRRIAVGQVLDRVEAVRRPRTLVAVERVES, from the coding sequence ATGTCCCCGCCTTCCCAGCGCATCCTGATTGTCCGCCCGAGTGCGCTGGGAGATGTCTGCCGCACCGTGCCGGCGCTGGCGTCTCTGCGGGCGGCGTACCCGCAGGCGGTGATCGACTGGGTGGTGCGCGACGCCTTCGTGGACGCCGTGCGAGGCCACCCGGCGGTGAACGAGATCATCCCCTTCCCGCGCAAGCGCTTCGCCCGGTGGTGGAAGTCGCCCAACGTGGCATTGGAAGCACGGCGGTGGTTCAGCGCGGTGCGGGCCCGACGCTATGACCTGGTCTTCGACCTGCAGGGGCTGACTCGCAGCGGGCTGATCACCGGGGCCACGCGCGCCCCGCGCCGCGTCGGCTGGCGCAGCGCCCGCGAGGGGGCGTGGCTCTTCTACAACCGACGCCACGAGGGGCCGACAAAGCGGCACATCGTGGATCAGATGCTCGAACTGCTGGAGCGCGAGCAGGTGAAGCCCATCCTGCATGATCTGCGGCTGTATGTGCCGCGCGATGTGGAGGCAACGTGGCCGGACGATCGCGCTGTGCTCGGACTGGATGAGAAACCGTACGTGGTTCTCGCGCCGACCAGCCGCTGGGTGACCAAGCGCTGGCCCGCCGACCGCTGGGCCGCGCTCGTTCCCGCGCTGCGCCAGCGGGGTTTCGAGCGATTCGCGATCATCGGCGCGCCGGACGAGCGTGAACAGGCGGCGCCGTTCTTCGACGCCGTCGCCGCGCTGTCGGAGGCGGCGGGGGAGGGCGTGATCGACCTCGTCGGGCGCACGTCCCTGGCGCAGACGCTGGCCGTGATCCGCGATTCGTCGCTGGTCATCGCCCACGACTCAGCGCCGCTGCACATGGCGGTCGGCTTCGACCGGCCCAGCGTCGGACTGTTCGGGCCGACCGACCCCGAGTTCGTCGGTCCGTACGGCTGGGAGCATGGGGTGGTGAACGCGCTGAGCCCCGCCGAGCGCCAGTCCATCAACTTCCGCGACAAGGGGCTGGGTGATGGCGTCATGCGGCGGATCGCGGTCGGGCAGGTGCTCGATCGGGTGGAGGCGGTGCGGAGGCCCCGCACACTGGTCGCAGTGGAACGAGTGGAATCGTGA
- a CDS encoding Maf family protein — protein sequence MTTPGAPSMTPPLYLASASPRRRKMLEDAGFSPIVIHPGVDDAELSPPASATLKPEHWVMALASLKARAARDGLLRGGAAAGTILAADTVCVVDGRILGQPRDEAHAREMLRLMRGRTHRTMTGVCLLPVAEPPGSPTPESRQAGRLPHRHPPHWRLLFVDVAEVHVGDVPDAAIERYVQSGDWRGKAGGYNLSERLEAGWPIECRGDPATVMGLPMRRLLPLLAPILDRRHASPAAASP from the coding sequence GTGACGACGCCCGGCGCCCCTTCAATGACCCCGCCGCTGTACCTCGCCAGCGCCTCGCCCCGGCGGCGGAAGATGCTCGAGGATGCCGGCTTCAGCCCCATCGTGATCCACCCCGGTGTGGATGATGCTGAACTTTCGCCGCCCGCTTCCGCGACGCTCAAGCCCGAGCACTGGGTGATGGCGCTGGCCTCGCTCAAGGCCCGCGCGGCGCGCGACGGATTGCTGCGCGGCGGGGCCGCTGCCGGCACGATCCTCGCCGCCGACACCGTCTGCGTGGTCGATGGCCGCATCCTCGGCCAGCCGCGCGACGAAGCCCACGCCCGCGAGATGCTCAGGTTGATGCGAGGCCGCACGCACCGCACCATGACGGGCGTCTGTCTGCTGCCGGTGGCGGAGCCGCCCGGGTCGCCGACACCCGAGAGTCGGCAGGCGGGACGCCTGCCCCACAGGCATCCACCCCACTGGCGATTGCTTTTCGTGGATGTCGCCGAAGTGCATGTGGGCGACGTGCCCGATGCAGCCATCGAGCGCTACGTGCAATCAGGCGACTGGCGCGGCAAGGCGGGCGGCTACAACCTCAGCGAGCGCCTGGAGGCCGGGTGGCCCATCGAGTGCCGAGGCGACCCGGCCACGGTCATGGGGCTGCCCATGCGGCGACTGCTGCCTCTGCTGGCCCCTATCCTTGATCGGCGGCATGCCTCGCCCGCCGCCGCATCGCCATGA
- the lpxK gene encoding tetraacyldisaccharide 4'-kinase: protein MSRWLLPLTIPASWAYRAAIAWRNRRYDAARAAPTSVGIARIDRPVISVGNLTAGGTGKTPHVMWIVEQLLESGHKPVIAMRGYKAPSGRPGDEEQEYRDRFDDSVPVLAQPRRARALREFFARHENTTFDCVILDDGFQHRQVARDLDLVLIDATQPTFTDRLLPAGRLREPLASLRRADAVIVTRAADIDPVIAGRIERHHGRPPLAWTNHGWSGLTVHAAAGADDVPLDWLRGRRLVTMFGVGNPNPLRQAARQAGAVILRDVPVADHQSYDRPMLDRIRPMLTGAEGLLISPKDWVKLREVVTSWAWPMPIIVPVVRLAVVAGEADLKRSILQAAARRHTVTPTSADT from the coding sequence GTGAGCCGCTGGCTGCTGCCGCTCACGATTCCCGCGTCGTGGGCGTACCGCGCCGCCATCGCCTGGCGGAACCGACGTTATGACGCCGCCCGCGCCGCGCCGACAAGCGTGGGCATCGCCCGGATCGACCGACCCGTCATCTCCGTCGGCAACCTCACCGCGGGCGGCACGGGCAAGACGCCCCACGTCATGTGGATCGTCGAGCAACTGCTCGAATCGGGCCACAAGCCCGTCATCGCCATGCGCGGCTACAAGGCCCCGTCCGGCCGGCCCGGCGACGAGGAGCAGGAGTACCGCGACCGCTTCGACGACTCCGTTCCCGTGCTCGCGCAGCCCCGGCGCGCCCGGGCGCTGCGGGAGTTCTTCGCTCGCCATGAGAACACGACCTTTGACTGCGTCATCCTCGATGACGGCTTCCAGCATCGGCAGGTCGCCCGCGACCTCGACCTCGTGCTGATCGACGCCACGCAGCCGACGTTCACCGATCGACTGCTCCCCGCGGGGCGTCTGCGCGAGCCGCTCGCTTCGCTGCGACGCGCGGATGCGGTCATCGTCACGCGGGCTGCGGACATCGACCCCGTGATCGCCGGACGGATCGAAAGGCATCATGGCCGCCCGCCCCTGGCGTGGACGAATCACGGTTGGAGTGGACTGACCGTCCATGCCGCCGCAGGGGCCGATGACGTTCCGCTCGACTGGCTGCGGGGCAGACGCCTCGTCACCATGTTCGGCGTAGGCAACCCCAACCCGCTGCGCCAGGCGGCACGGCAGGCCGGCGCGGTCATCCTGCGCGATGTTCCCGTGGCGGACCATCAGTCCTATGACCGGCCGATGCTCGATCGCATCCGCCCGATGCTGACGGGGGCGGAGGGGCTGCTGATTTCCCCCAAGGACTGGGTGAAACTCCGCGAAGTGGTCACATCCTGGGCGTGGCCCATGCCGATCATCGTGCCCGTCGTGCGGCTCGCCGTGGTGGCGGGGGAGGCGGATCTCAAGCGGAGCATCCTGCAAGCGGCCGCCCGCCGCCATACAGTCACGCCAACCAGTGCGGATACATAG
- a CDS encoding bifunctional heptose 7-phosphate kinase/heptose 1-phosphate adenyltransferase, with the protein MSSLLTHLARYRPFRAMVVGDFMLDQHIHGAAERLSPDAPVPVLHATRFENSAGGAGNVARFLCALKGEVLCVGVTGGDAESVTLRKALTDTGCDVSGLLADPARPTTIKRSLIGLAQHRHPQKMFRVDIESRDPLASDIESRLFDFVRQRLNSVDVICLEDYNKGVCTLELCQSLITLARQRGKPVLVDPAAIDDYAKYRGATVITPNRSEAELATHLDTPLEATDAHNELMARLLLDSLALDAVVLTLDRHGAMLALPGRPPLAIPTVARNVYDVTGAGDMVLAALAGGLANGFDWPDAVRFANAAAGLEVEAFGSQAIPFSRVHRSVMQQLRGHNGKVRTMEDLLVELAVHREAGERIVLTNGCFDVIHAGHVDYLREARRQGDVLVVAVNSDAQVQALKGHGRPVYTEPERLAILGELNCIDYLVTFDDRTAHRMIETIRPDIYVKGGDYRPQDVAEYDLLKPMMDRGEIEFRTLAHRPGLSSTEVIARFVRAYGPGETGHH; encoded by the coding sequence ATGTCCTCGCTTCTCACGCATCTCGCCCGTTACCGCCCTTTCCGGGCCATGGTGGTCGGCGATTTCATGCTCGATCAACACATCCACGGGGCGGCGGAACGGCTCAGCCCGGATGCGCCCGTGCCCGTGCTGCACGCCACGCGATTCGAGAACTCCGCGGGCGGCGCGGGCAACGTGGCGCGCTTTCTGTGCGCCCTCAAGGGTGAAGTCCTGTGCGTGGGGGTGACCGGGGGCGACGCCGAATCCGTCACGCTGCGCAAGGCCCTGACCGACACCGGCTGCGACGTGTCCGGGCTGCTCGCCGACCCCGCCCGGCCCACCACCATCAAGCGGTCGCTCATCGGCCTGGCGCAGCACCGCCACCCGCAGAAGATGTTCCGCGTGGATATCGAGTCGCGCGACCCGCTCGCGTCCGACATCGAGTCCCGCCTGTTCGATTTCGTCCGTCAGCGGCTCAACTCGGTCGATGTCATCTGCCTGGAGGACTACAACAAGGGCGTCTGCACGCTGGAACTCTGCCAGTCGCTCATCACGCTGGCGCGTCAGCGCGGCAAGCCGGTGCTGGTGGACCCCGCCGCCATCGACGACTACGCCAAGTATCGCGGCGCCACCGTCATCACGCCCAACCGGTCCGAGGCGGAGCTGGCCACCCATCTCGACACGCCGCTCGAAGCGACCGACGCCCACAACGAACTGATGGCGCGACTGCTGCTCGACTCGCTGGCGCTGGACGCGGTGGTGCTGACGCTGGATCGTCACGGCGCCATGCTGGCCCTGCCCGGCAGGCCCCCGCTGGCGATTCCCACCGTGGCCCGCAACGTCTACGACGTGACCGGCGCGGGCGACATGGTGCTCGCCGCGCTGGCCGGCGGCCTGGCCAACGGGTTCGACTGGCCTGACGCGGTGCGCTTCGCCAACGCCGCGGCGGGGCTGGAGGTGGAGGCCTTCGGCTCACAGGCGATCCCATTCTCCCGGGTTCACCGCTCGGTGATGCAGCAGTTGCGCGGACACAACGGCAAGGTGCGGACGATGGAAGACCTGCTCGTCGAGCTGGCCGTCCACCGCGAGGCGGGGGAGCGGATCGTCCTCACCAACGGCTGCTTCGACGTGATTCACGCCGGTCACGTCGACTACCTTCGAGAAGCCCGGCGGCAGGGCGACGTCCTCGTCGTGGCCGTCAACAGCGACGCCCAGGTGCAGGCCCTCAAGGGCCACGGACGCCCGGTCTACACCGAGCCGGAGCGACTGGCCATCCTCGGCGAGTTGAACTGCATCGACTACCTCGTGACGTTCGATGATCGCACCGCCCATCGCATGATCGAGACGATCCGTCCTGACATCTACGTGAAGGGAGGCGACTACCGCCCGCAGGATGTCGCCGAGTACGACCTGCTCAAGCCCATGATGGACCGGGGCGAGATCGAGTTCCGCACGCTCGCCCACCGACCCGGGTTGAGTTCGACCGAGGTGATCGCACGGTTCGTGCGGGCGTATGGCCCCGGAGAGACCGGACACCATTGA
- a CDS encoding serine/threonine protein kinase: protein MSDVRTTSSTGGVGASAALTDSGSGSSGPTGDVAGSRAGSGAGADARGKSTSFETVMGRFFVDRGFLTVEELDACRAMQAQSTESGAPRALADILVENEYVTRKQLERVRNDLEAEKSTQQIPGYKIMRKLGSGAMATVFLGKQLSLDRLVAIKVLPSKFSSNEKFIQRFYKEGKAAAQLNHRNIVGAFDVGQAGEHHYFVMEYVDGDTVYDRILKHKRIPEKTAIEIVRQVAEALDHAHGKGFIHRDIKPKNIMLSKDGTAKLADLGLARAVSDKEAAEAEAGRAYGTPYYISPEQIRGEVNIGPQADIYGLGATFYHMVTGKVPFEGKNPSAVMHKHLKSPLVPPDHVYTKLSAPTAQVIEMMMAKSRKDRYQSVKDLIVDLDHLARGEPLHFARDYTELKSIAESIEEVVPSEPVQPMRPASGTESPMGSPAFLAAAGVAAISIIVNLILIMTLMSRPATGSSVGAGTPLVSPGAPVATSSSIFGSWESTQLSGARMASVSRVIFVFGKDSRGHYIVVDRNGDAKPVPIDYSASGNRLTIHVDGYPPFNYTYSMRGDTVIMERDDDMGRISMVLQRVN, encoded by the coding sequence ATGAGTGACGTTCGAACAACATCCTCAACGGGCGGCGTCGGGGCCTCGGCCGCGCTCACCGACTCGGGCAGCGGATCTTCCGGCCCGACCGGCGACGTCGCGGGTTCCCGGGCTGGCTCGGGCGCCGGGGCCGATGCGCGAGGCAAGTCCACCAGTTTCGAGACGGTGATGGGCCGGTTCTTCGTGGACCGGGGCTTCCTGACCGTGGAGGAGCTTGACGCCTGCCGCGCCATGCAGGCCCAGTCGACCGAGTCCGGCGCGCCGCGCGCCCTGGCGGACATTCTCGTCGAGAACGAGTACGTCACGCGCAAGCAGTTGGAGCGGGTGCGGAACGACCTGGAGGCCGAGAAGAGCACGCAGCAGATCCCCGGCTACAAGATCATGCGCAAGCTGGGCTCGGGCGCCATGGCGACGGTGTTTCTCGGCAAGCAGCTGTCGCTGGACCGACTGGTGGCCATCAAGGTGCTGCCATCGAAGTTCTCAAGCAACGAGAAGTTCATCCAGCGCTTCTACAAGGAAGGCAAGGCGGCGGCGCAGCTGAATCACCGCAACATCGTGGGCGCGTTCGACGTGGGACAGGCGGGCGAACACCACTATTTCGTCATGGAGTACGTGGACGGCGACACGGTGTACGACCGCATCCTCAAGCACAAGCGCATCCCCGAGAAGACCGCCATTGAGATCGTGCGGCAGGTGGCCGAGGCGCTCGACCACGCGCACGGCAAGGGCTTCATCCACCGGGACATCAAGCCCAAGAACATCATGCTGTCCAAGGACGGCACGGCCAAGCTGGCCGACCTGGGTCTGGCCCGCGCGGTGAGCGACAAGGAAGCCGCCGAGGCCGAGGCGGGACGGGCCTACGGCACGCCCTACTACATCTCCCCCGAGCAGATCCGGGGCGAGGTGAACATCGGCCCCCAGGCCGACATCTACGGCCTTGGCGCGACGTTCTATCACATGGTCACGGGCAAGGTGCCCTTTGAGGGCAAGAACCCCTCGGCGGTGATGCACAAGCACCTCAAGTCGCCGCTGGTGCCCCCTGACCACGTGTACACGAAGCTCTCGGCCCCCACGGCGCAGGTCATCGAGATGATGATGGCCAAGAGCCGCAAGGACCGGTACCAGTCGGTCAAGGATCTGATCGTCGATCTGGACCATCTGGCCCGCGGCGAGCCGCTGCATTTCGCAAGGGATTACACCGAGCTCAAGTCGATCGCGGAGTCAATCGAAGAAGTCGTCCCCTCCGAGCCGGTGCAGCCGATGCGCCCCGCCAGCGGGACTGAGTCACCCATGGGGAGCCCGGCGTTTCTGGCGGCGGCGGGCGTGGCGGCGATCAGCATCATCGTCAATCTCATCCTGATCATGACGCTGATGAGCCGCCCCGCCACGGGCTCATCGGTCGGCGCGGGCACGCCCCTCGTCTCACCCGGAGCCCCGGTCGCCACCTCGTCGTCCATCTTCGGGTCATGGGAGTCCACCCAGCTCTCCGGGGCGCGCATGGCCAGTGTGAGCCGCGTCATCTTCGTGTTCGGGAAGGACTCGCGTGGACATTACATCGTGGTGGACCGAAACGGCGACGCCAAGCCGGTGCCGATCGACTACAGCGCGTCGGGCAACCGACTGACCATCCATGTGGACGGCTACCCGCCGTTCAACTACACCTACTCGATGCGAGGCGACACCGTCATCATGGAGCGTGATGACGACATGGGGCGCATCAGCATGGTTCTTCAGCGGGTCAACTGA
- a CDS encoding methyltransferase domain-containing protein encodes MATEHQTVKSASSSASAPGAAGRRGKSEPGAGGNGSTDSGGGLGGGAGGLVARGGRGVARTIGPVSDLERHLPTEWWKSLFTSLYLKTDGDVVENDANTVREIDRVIKAAGIEPNDRVLDLCCGQGRHSLELARRGFRNVVGVDRSRYLVRLARKRAKHLNLSVTFQEGDARKFRLPESSFHSVLVMGNSFGYFERAEDDIAVLRSIKRVLQSGGMLVLDLTDGDWMRDHFEKRSWEWIDQNHFVCRERSLSSDGERLISREVVVHAERGVIADQFYAERLYSHARIIALLESVGFTQVRDHGPMLTESERNQDLGMMAHRMLITAEAPAKPVPAAKGGPLFPRVTVLMGDPTMPDAVKVGGKFNAEDFDTIERLKRALADLGEYQFRYLNNHTTLLADLRADPPPFVLNLCDEGYRNNPSLELHITAWLEMFNIPYSGAGPMCLGLCYNKSLVRAIAESLDIPVPLETYVDPDDQGATLPSVFPALVKPNTGDSSIGITKNSVVSSPRELVQYLRTLREQLPDRAVLVQEFLSGTEYTVGVVGNPGLSMRILPVMEVDYSGLDPDLPKILGYESKWHPDSPYWSQIKYIPARLDEDTMRQMVDHSLLLFERLQCRDYARFDFRADANGVPKLLEVNPNPGWCWDGKLNLMAELAGLRYADLLKLILEAAQERIAMSKRQAAAASVAAPALSTAAV; translated from the coding sequence ATGGCCACTGAGCATCAGACGGTGAAGTCCGCCTCTTCCTCCGCCTCCGCGCCCGGCGCCGCGGGCCGCCGCGGCAAGAGCGAGCCCGGCGCAGGCGGGAATGGTTCGACGGATTCGGGGGGCGGGCTCGGCGGCGGCGCGGGAGGGCTGGTCGCCCGGGGCGGGCGCGGCGTAGCCCGCACCATCGGCCCCGTCTCGGACCTCGAACGTCACCTGCCCACCGAGTGGTGGAAGTCGCTCTTCACCTCGCTCTATCTCAAGACGGACGGCGACGTGGTGGAGAACGACGCCAACACCGTGCGCGAGATCGACCGTGTCATCAAGGCGGCGGGCATTGAACCCAATGACCGCGTTCTCGACCTCTGCTGCGGGCAGGGCCGGCACTCGCTCGAGCTTGCCCGCCGCGGGTTCCGTAACGTCGTCGGCGTGGACCGCTCGCGATACCTGGTGCGGCTGGCGCGCAAGCGGGCCAAGCACCTCAACCTGTCCGTGACGTTCCAGGAAGGCGACGCCCGCAAGTTCCGCCTGCCCGAAAGCAGCTTTCACAGCGTGCTGGTGATGGGCAACTCGTTCGGCTACTTCGAGCGGGCCGAGGATGACATCGCCGTACTGCGCTCCATCAAGCGCGTCCTCCAGTCGGGCGGCATGCTGGTGCTGGACCTGACCGACGGCGACTGGATGCGCGATCACTTCGAGAAGCGCTCGTGGGAATGGATCGACCAGAACCACTTCGTCTGCCGCGAGCGGTCGCTGAGCAGCGACGGGGAGCGGCTGATCTCGCGCGAGGTGGTGGTGCACGCGGAGCGCGGGGTGATCGCGGACCAGTTCTACGCCGAGCGGCTGTATTCGCACGCGCGCATCATCGCGCTGCTGGAGAGCGTGGGCTTTACGCAGGTGCGCGACCACGGACCGATGCTGACGGAGTCGGAGCGCAATCAGGATCTGGGCATGATGGCCCACCGGATGCTCATCACCGCCGAGGCCCCGGCCAAGCCGGTGCCGGCCGCCAAGGGCGGGCCGCTCTTCCCCAGGGTCACGGTGCTGATGGGCGACCCCACCATGCCCGACGCGGTGAAAGTGGGCGGCAAGTTCAACGCCGAGGACTTCGACACCATCGAGCGGCTGAAGCGGGCGCTGGCCGACCTGGGCGAGTACCAGTTCCGTTACCTGAACAATCACACCACGCTGCTGGCGGACCTGCGAGCCGATCCGCCGCCGTTCGTCCTGAACCTCTGCGACGAGGGGTATCGCAACAACCCCTCGCTCGAGCTTCACATCACCGCGTGGCTGGAGATGTTCAACATTCCGTACTCGGGGGCGGGGCCGATGTGCCTGGGGCTGTGCTACAACAAGTCGCTGGTGCGGGCCATCGCGGAGTCGCTGGACATTCCCGTGCCGCTGGAGACCTACGTGGACCCGGACGACCAGGGCGCCACGCTGCCTTCGGTCTTCCCCGCGCTGGTGAAGCCCAACACGGGCGACAGTTCGATCGGCATCACCAAGAACTCGGTGGTCTCCTCGCCTCGCGAACTGGTGCAGTACCTGCGAACGCTGCGCGAGCAGTTGCCCGATCGCGCGGTGCTGGTGCAGGAGTTCCTCTCAGGCACCGAGTACACCGTGGGCGTGGTGGGCAATCCGGGGCTGTCCATGCGGATTCTCCCGGTGATGGAAGTGGACTACTCCGGGCTTGACCCCGATCTGCCGAAGATTCTCGGCTACGAGAGCAAGTGGCACCCGGATTCGCCCTACTGGAGCCAGATCAAGTACATCCCGGCCCGTCTTGACGAGGACACGATGCGGCAGATGGTGGATCACTCGCTGCTGCTCTTCGAGCGGCTGCAGTGCCGCGATTACGCGCGGTTCGACTTCCGCGCCGACGCCAATGGCGTCCCCAAGCTGCTGGAGGTGAACCCCAACCCCGGCTGGTGCTGGGACGGCAAGCTCAACCTGATGGCCGAACTGGCCGGCCTGCGCTACGCCGACCTGTTGAAACTGATCCTGGAGGCGGCGCAGGAACGAATCGCCATGTCGAAGCGTCAGGCGGCGGCCGCGTCCGTCGCCGCTCCCGCCCTGTCGACCGCGGCGGTGTGA